DNA sequence from the Paracoccus sp. MBLB3053 genome:
CGGTCAGGATCAGGATGATCGTCGGCGCCGGTGCGCTGTCGAGAAAGAAGCTGGCATAGACCCCGGCCAGCATCGAACCCATGCAGATCACGACCGACAGCCCCAGCATCCTGCCGAAGCTGCGGGTCAGCAGAAAGGCGATGGCGCCGGGCGCAATGAGCAATCCGACGGCCAGGATCAGCCCGGTTGAGGTCATCGTGGCGACAATGGTCAACGAAAGCACCGTCAGCAGCCCGTAATGCAGCATTGCCACCGGCAGGCCCGACGCGCGCGCCTGCGCGGGATCGAAGGCATGCAGCATGAGATCCTTCCATTTCAGCAGCAGAACGGCCGAAACCGGAATCGCGATCCAGAGCGCCGTCTTCAGATCATTCGCGCCGACCCCAAGCATGTTGCCGAACAGGATATGGTCCAGATGCACGTCGGAGGTGATCGACGTGTAGATGACGATGCCAAGGCCGAACATGCCCGAAAAGACCACGCCCATCACCGTGTCCTGCTTTACCCGGCTGTTTTCGGACAGGTATCCGGTTGCAAGCGCGGTGACCATTCCGGCTGCGAAGGCGCCGATGATGAGGGGAAAGCCCGCGATATAGGCGATCACGACGCCGGGCAGCACGGCATGGCTGACCGCATCGCCCATCAGGGCCCAGCCCTTGAGCACAAGAAAGCAGGACAGAAGCGCGGTCGGCACCGAGACGATGGCGACGATCAGGAAGGCCTTCTGCATGAACGGAAACTGGAAAGGCATCAGAAGCTGTTCGATCATGGCGCCACCTCCTCGGCGGCAAGGGCTGCGCGTGCCTTGGCACGGGC
Encoded proteins:
- a CDS encoding metal ABC transporter permease; the protein is MIEQLLMPFQFPFMQKAFLIVAIVSVPTALLSCFLVLKGWALMGDAVSHAVLPGVVIAYIAGFPLIIGAFAAGMVTALATGYLSENSRVKQDTVMGVVFSGMFGLGIVIYTSITSDVHLDHILFGNMLGVGANDLKTALWIAIPVSAVLLLKWKDLMLHAFDPAQARASGLPVAMLHYGLLTVLSLTIVATMTSTGLILAVGLLIAPGAIAFLLTRSFGRMLGLSVVICMGSMLAGVYASFFLDSAPAPTIILILTAVFLVAFTRRILQQRRATGTTAA